The following is a genomic window from Rubidibacter lacunae KORDI 51-2.
AGCATTAGCGTCGGGAGGATGTCACCTCTGACGAATGTGGACCGGGCGATCGCCGCGCGCGGGACTACCATAGAAGCTGTTTGTGGTGGTCCCCGGCACGCTGTATTCGAGGAAAAAATCCTCTTCCTGGCTTGCGCGATCGCCAGCAGCCATTCCAGCAAATTCGATATGAAAGCACGTAGCGGACAAGACTTCTGGGTATGGCATCTCTGGCTGTTTGCCAGCGCGCTGATCTTGGTATTCTTCGTGCGCTACTTGTTCTGGGCGCCCGAAGGCGGCTTTAGCGCTCGCGCCGACGCCACTGGCGTTGCCCGCGCGATTGTGGTGCTGTTCGTCGTTGCCGTCATCGTCAATGCGATCAATACCTACTCGGTCTTCTTTGAGTTCGATGCCATCAAACAATCGCGCGGCATCTTTGGCAAACACGTCGCAACTCTGCGCGAAATCTCCGCTAACAAGATCGCAATCGACCAACAGTTCTCGTTAGAGATCGTTGAGAATAAACTGCTCCGGCGCGAAGGTTGGGTCCAGCTTTCCTCAAACCTGCTGATCACGCTCGGGATGATTGGAACGGTTCTGGGATTGACAATCGCAATGGGTCAGCTATCCGGCACCATTGCTGCCATCCGCGATAACATCGCTGCGAGCGCGGACGGCTCCCTTCCCGACCTCGACGCCCCAATCGCGGGCCTCAGCGGCGCGCTTGCCGGGATGTCAACGGCATTTTTGACAACCTTACTGGGAGCCGTGCTCGGGGGCCTGACCTTAAAACTGCTCAGCCATTCGACGGTCAACTTGATCGAAGACCTGGTCGATAACATCCGCCATAAAACCGAAGCAGAAGTGATTCCCGCCTTGCAACGCGAAGTCTGGGAAAGGGAAATGCTCGAGCTGGCCCGCGCCCATGAAAGCGTCAAGACCTTCGTCGATGGTGCGAGCGACGTGGAGCAATCGTTGAGAAACTATACCCAGAGTATGGCAACGGCATCCTCGCAAATGAGCGCGATCGCCGACGACATCACGACCAAACTCAACGATTACGCCGAAGAGTCTCGCCAGGGTTATCTCCAGTCAAAAGCAGATGCGCTTTTAAATCGGTTCCGACAGCTTACCAATGCCTGGTTCGGCATTGCCGTTTTCCTCGGCGTCGTTCTGCTCCTACAAACCGGCGCGATTGTTGTCTTCTTTGCCAGTCGCTAGCCGGATCGAGTGCGGGCTGGCTAACAACTGAAACGACCGGCATTCAACCTACTCGAAACGCAAGGACCTTGACATGAGACGCCGACGCCGAGCTCCCCGTGGAGAATCGATCTTCGAATTGCTCTCCGACATTAGCTTGTCGGCGCTGGGGCTGTTTCTGATCGTCTTTGTGATCTATGCGGTGTTGTTCGATTCGTCCGGCGCGTCCCCACAGGAAAACGAACGACTCAGGTCGAGGAACGAAGAACTCGATCGCGAAAACGAACGCCTTGCCGACGAGAATACCAGCCTCGAGGAACAGCTGGCCGATGCGGGCGATCGCGCGGAGGCAGCTGAACAAGAACTCCTCCAAATCGAGGAGCGCACGGAACTCACTGGCTACTATTCGGGTGACATCGAAAGCAAACTATATGCGCGAGCGAACGGTTGTACCGGAGCCTTCACAACCGTTTACGGCGAGCAGAACTTACTTTACATCGGCACGACCAATACGATTGTTTACTCGACGGTCTATCCGGGGCACGGCGAGCTAACCTACCGCTTTCAAGGCGAGTTAACTGGCAACGTGTTTGAGAGCGACGACACGCAATACTCGCGCACGCAGGCACTCGAAGCATGTGGCAATCCCACGCAAAATCGCATTCGCGTGGAGTTCTACGACGACAACGCTAAGGTCTATTTCCTAGACGGCACGATTGAGTCGGAGTCCAAACCCGAAATCCTCCGCCGCGTGACCTAGGGTGAGGCGATTGCTCGAACGATCGCGTTGCCGCACAAGTGCATCCATCTATGACCTTGAAGATTTCTGGCATGAATGGTGCGGCTAGCGCGCGCGCGACTAGAATTCTGGGAGACTTTATTGTCGCCAAGATAGTCACCAAGATTGTCGCCAAGGGTTACTGCCGAGGAACTGCCCGTGGACCGTGCATCGATTGGGGGAACGCTTGTCGCCGTTCTAGAAGATTTAACCTACATGCGCCGTCAGCTGCGTTCTGCTCAGCCCGCCCTGCGCGCGGCACTCGGTAAATTCGGACGTTCGCTGTCAATGTGGTTGGCCTGTGGGGCCGGCACGATCGCGTTGCTGCTCTGGAACTGGCAGCTCGTGTGCGCGACGGCCGCAGGCATTGCCACACTGGTGCTGGCTTACCTGATACCGACTCGCTACTGGCAACAGGTGCAAACGCGGGTGCTTCAGGTGTGGCAGGGTATTCCCCGGCACATGACACTGGCAGTGGTGAGTAGCGGCATCGTTGCCACGTTCGTCTACGCCGCACTTGCTATTTGGACGGCGGCGACCGATCGCTGGTTGGCTGCTGGCGCGATCGCCCAGAGTGTGGCAACGTTTCTGACGCTCGGGTTGTTAGGCTGGCATGTCTTCGAGCGCCAACCGCAACGGTCTTTTGCTCGCGATCGCTACCTGCGCGAGCTAACCCACGCCGACGCGCTCAAGCGGCTGATTGCCGTCCGCTTATTGAGCGAGCGGGCACTAACCGGCGCGCAAGCCGAGCGCAAACATCTGGGCGAATATTTCTGCCTGTTGCACTCGCGCGAGTCCGAACCGTTAGTCCGTGCGGCAATTCTCGACAGTTTGCACCGGCTCGAACTAGCTCCCCCGCCACCGCGCCCCCAACCGCTGCTTGCCCTAGAGAAACGCGAACAACCCGTTGCGATCGCGGTTCCCAAACAGCTCGTCGTTCCCGTGGAAGAAACCGCTGGCTAAGGGGGCTTTGGCACGAGCCACTCACCACATTTTTCAACCACACCTCAACTCCGAGTGAGAGCCTTACCAAAGCGATTGTCGATAGGATGTAAGTCTGCCAGCGAACGATGAAGTAATTGCTTTGCTAAGTTGGACTGGACATTCGCACGGACGTAAAAGATTTGACTTCCGAGCAGCTAGCGCAGGTCGTTCGCGATCGCCTCGGTCGAGCGGGGGGGTGCCTGACGTTTGCCGAATTTATGGAGTTGGTGCTCTACCATCCCGAATGCGGTTATTACAGTTCGGGTACGGTTCGCATCGGTGCTGACGGCGATTTCTTTACCTCACCATCTTTGGGTCCGGACTTTGGCGAACTGCTCGCCGTGCAACTTGCCGAACTGTGGGAGTTTCTCGATCGCCCATCTCCATTTGCACTGGTCGAAATAGGTGCCGGTCAGGGGGTCTTGGCGGGCGATATTCTGTCCTGGCTGAAGGAGTCCCGCAAAGCTTGTTTTGCCGCGCTCGACTACCGCATCGTCGAATACGCACCGGCATTGATTGCAAGACAGCAACAGGAACTGACCGCATGGGGCGATCGCGTTCGCTGGCAAGCGTGGGACGAAATTCCAGACGGCTCCTTGATCGGATGTTGCTTCTCGAACGAACTCGTTGATGCGTTACCCGTCCATCGGGTCGCGATCGCGGATGGGAAAATACAGGAGGTCTACGTCACGCTGGATGCTGGCGATCGCCTGACGGAAAAAGTTGCCGAGCTATCAACCCCGAAGCTAAGGGAGTACTTCGACGAAGTCGGCATCAACCTCAGCGATCCGGCCTACCCCGACGGCTATCGAACGGAAGTGAATCTGTCAGCGATCGCGTGGCTGGAAACAGTCGCTTGCAAACTCGATCGCGGGTACGCGATCACGGTGGATTATGGTTATTCCGCGCAGAAACTTTATCGACCGCAGCGCAGCGACGGCACGCTGCAAT
Proteins encoded in this region:
- a CDS encoding class I SAM-dependent methyltransferase, with the protein product MTSEQLAQVVRDRLGRAGGCLTFAEFMELVLYHPECGYYSSGTVRIGADGDFFTSPSLGPDFGELLAVQLAELWEFLDRPSPFALVEIGAGQGVLAGDILSWLKESRKACFAALDYRIVEYAPALIARQQQELTAWGDRVRWQAWDEIPDGSLIGCCFSNELVDALPVHRVAIADGKIQEVYVTLDAGDRLTEKVAELSTPKLREYFDEVGINLSDPAYPDGYRTEVNLSAIAWLETVACKLDRGYAITVDYGYSAQKLYRPQRSDGTLQCYFQHRRHSNPYVNLGRQDITAHVDFTALDCFGRSFGLITVGATQQGLFLMALGLGDRLMELSSGKFDVAHVLQRRDALHQLINPSGLGGFQVLVQGKKVDPARSLRGLTVPPLM